From a region of the Oncorhynchus tshawytscha isolate Ot180627B linkage group LG14, Otsh_v2.0, whole genome shotgun sequence genome:
- the zgc:114130 gene encoding mRNA decay activator protein ZFP36L1 isoform X1, with protein MEPHLKKMPYALNTFLDLEEVMCKQLLSLDLRDASKQSTFPVRPVGYNKPWTPCSPSASSSALSTHSTESATMTSSHWGQNTEASLPSRLKMSFWAERSVSMVEPSTCTLGWASTEPKQPPASPTGGPVSGSPTSSRYKTELCRTFAESGICKYGGKCQFAHGFDEMRDLNRHPRYKTEPCRTFHTIGFCPYGIRCHFVHNNEDDLGPGPARLGPGPQTPRTRRPPLLRQSFSFGGFPSAPPQPLEHSLPHPFLLVPSVSPPTSADITDLLSHAFSEVGCVFEPAHELQSQFLPSPDSGCSLCGLSPVPSPSQNPCTLSEGCSLQQSQSPPCGPTLRARSLSYTSLSDHEGGCGSSASSLSGSDSSGPDGSGRRLPIFSQLSVPDEGFSSEFCSGTSFFL; from the exons ATGGAACCCCATCTCAAGAAAATGCCATACGCGCTTAATACATTTCTTGATTTGGAAGAGGTTATGTGCAAG CAGCTTCTGAGCCTGGACCTCCGGGACGCATCCAAGCAGTCAACATTCCCAGTGAGACCTGTTGGTTACAATAAGCCCTGGACCCCATGTTCTCCCTCTGCATCTAGCTCTGCCCTCTCTACTCACTCCACAGAAAGTGCAACCATGACCTCCAGCCACTGGGGGCAGAACACAGAGGCCTCACTCCCATCAAGATTGAAGATGTCATTCTGGGCTGAGCGCTCGGTCAGCATGGTGGAGCCCAGCACGTGCACCCTGGGCTGGGCCTCTACAGAGCCTAAACAGCCCCCAGCCTCCCCTACTGGTGGCCCTGTCTCTGGGTCTCCCACCTCCTCACGCTATAAGACTGAACTCTGCCGCACCTTTGCTGAGAGTGGCATCTGTAAGTACGGGGGGAAGTGCCAGTTTGCCCACGGCTTTGATGAGATGCGTGACCTCAACAGACACCCCAGGTACAAGACGGAGCCTTGTCGCACCTTCCACACCATTGGCTTCTGTCCTTACGGCATCCGCTGCCACTTTGTTCATAACAATGAGGACGACCTGGGCCCTGGTCCTGCCAGACTTGGGCCTGGTCCTCAAACCCCCCGAACCAGACGACCCCCTCTACTTAGGCAGAGCTTCAGCTTCGGAGGCTTCCCCTCCGCCCCTCCACAGCCCCTGGAGcactccctcccccaccccttcctccttGTGCCTTCAgtctcccctcccacctcagctgaCATAACCGACCTGCTCTCCCACGCCTTCTCTGAGGTGGGCTGTGTCTTTGAGCCGGCCCATGAACTCCAGTCTCAGTTTCTTCCCTCTCCTGACTCAGGCTGTTCCCTCTGTGGGCTGTCCCCCGTGCCTTCCCCCTCTCAGAACCCCTGTACCTTATCAGAGGGCTGCAGCCTGCAGCAGAGCCAAAGTCCCCCCTGTGGGCCTACTCTCAGGGCCAGGAGCCTCTCCTATACCTCCCTGTCTGACCACGAGGGTGGGTGTGGCAGCTCAGCCAGCAGCCTCAGTGGGTCTGACTCCTCTGGTCCAGATGGGTCTGGTCGGCGGCTGCCTATCTTCAGCCAGCTCTCAGTGCCTGACGAGGGCTTCAGCAGCGAGTTCTGCAGCGGCACTAGCTTTTTCCTCTAG
- the zgc:114130 gene encoding mRNA decay activator protein ZFP36L1 isoform X2 gives MEPHLKKMPYALNTFLDLEEVMCKLLSLDLRDASKQSTFPVRPVGYNKPWTPCSPSASSSALSTHSTESATMTSSHWGQNTEASLPSRLKMSFWAERSVSMVEPSTCTLGWASTEPKQPPASPTGGPVSGSPTSSRYKTELCRTFAESGICKYGGKCQFAHGFDEMRDLNRHPRYKTEPCRTFHTIGFCPYGIRCHFVHNNEDDLGPGPARLGPGPQTPRTRRPPLLRQSFSFGGFPSAPPQPLEHSLPHPFLLVPSVSPPTSADITDLLSHAFSEVGCVFEPAHELQSQFLPSPDSGCSLCGLSPVPSPSQNPCTLSEGCSLQQSQSPPCGPTLRARSLSYTSLSDHEGGCGSSASSLSGSDSSGPDGSGRRLPIFSQLSVPDEGFSSEFCSGTSFFL, from the exons ATGGAACCCCATCTCAAGAAAATGCCATACGCGCTTAATACATTTCTTGATTTGGAAGAGGTTATGTGCAAG CTTCTGAGCCTGGACCTCCGGGACGCATCCAAGCAGTCAACATTCCCAGTGAGACCTGTTGGTTACAATAAGCCCTGGACCCCATGTTCTCCCTCTGCATCTAGCTCTGCCCTCTCTACTCACTCCACAGAAAGTGCAACCATGACCTCCAGCCACTGGGGGCAGAACACAGAGGCCTCACTCCCATCAAGATTGAAGATGTCATTCTGGGCTGAGCGCTCGGTCAGCATGGTGGAGCCCAGCACGTGCACCCTGGGCTGGGCCTCTACAGAGCCTAAACAGCCCCCAGCCTCCCCTACTGGTGGCCCTGTCTCTGGGTCTCCCACCTCCTCACGCTATAAGACTGAACTCTGCCGCACCTTTGCTGAGAGTGGCATCTGTAAGTACGGGGGGAAGTGCCAGTTTGCCCACGGCTTTGATGAGATGCGTGACCTCAACAGACACCCCAGGTACAAGACGGAGCCTTGTCGCACCTTCCACACCATTGGCTTCTGTCCTTACGGCATCCGCTGCCACTTTGTTCATAACAATGAGGACGACCTGGGCCCTGGTCCTGCCAGACTTGGGCCTGGTCCTCAAACCCCCCGAACCAGACGACCCCCTCTACTTAGGCAGAGCTTCAGCTTCGGAGGCTTCCCCTCCGCCCCTCCACAGCCCCTGGAGcactccctcccccaccccttcctccttGTGCCTTCAgtctcccctcccacctcagctgaCATAACCGACCTGCTCTCCCACGCCTTCTCTGAGGTGGGCTGTGTCTTTGAGCCGGCCCATGAACTCCAGTCTCAGTTTCTTCCCTCTCCTGACTCAGGCTGTTCCCTCTGTGGGCTGTCCCCCGTGCCTTCCCCCTCTCAGAACCCCTGTACCTTATCAGAGGGCTGCAGCCTGCAGCAGAGCCAAAGTCCCCCCTGTGGGCCTACTCTCAGGGCCAGGAGCCTCTCCTATACCTCCCTGTCTGACCACGAGGGTGGGTGTGGCAGCTCAGCCAGCAGCCTCAGTGGGTCTGACTCCTCTGGTCCAGATGGGTCTGGTCGGCGGCTGCCTATCTTCAGCCAGCTCTCAGTGCCTGACGAGGGCTTCAGCAGCGAGTTCTGCAGCGGCACTAGCTTTTTCCTCTAG
- the zgc:114130 gene encoding mRNA decay activator protein ZFP36L1 isoform X3, which translates to MTSSHWGQNTEASLPSRLKMSFWAERSVSMVEPSTCTLGWASTEPKQPPASPTGGPVSGSPTSSRYKTELCRTFAESGICKYGGKCQFAHGFDEMRDLNRHPRYKTEPCRTFHTIGFCPYGIRCHFVHNNEDDLGPGPARLGPGPQTPRTRRPPLLRQSFSFGGFPSAPPQPLEHSLPHPFLLVPSVSPPTSADITDLLSHAFSEVGCVFEPAHELQSQFLPSPDSGCSLCGLSPVPSPSQNPCTLSEGCSLQQSQSPPCGPTLRARSLSYTSLSDHEGGCGSSASSLSGSDSSGPDGSGRRLPIFSQLSVPDEGFSSEFCSGTSFFL; encoded by the coding sequence ATGACCTCCAGCCACTGGGGGCAGAACACAGAGGCCTCACTCCCATCAAGATTGAAGATGTCATTCTGGGCTGAGCGCTCGGTCAGCATGGTGGAGCCCAGCACGTGCACCCTGGGCTGGGCCTCTACAGAGCCTAAACAGCCCCCAGCCTCCCCTACTGGTGGCCCTGTCTCTGGGTCTCCCACCTCCTCACGCTATAAGACTGAACTCTGCCGCACCTTTGCTGAGAGTGGCATCTGTAAGTACGGGGGGAAGTGCCAGTTTGCCCACGGCTTTGATGAGATGCGTGACCTCAACAGACACCCCAGGTACAAGACGGAGCCTTGTCGCACCTTCCACACCATTGGCTTCTGTCCTTACGGCATCCGCTGCCACTTTGTTCATAACAATGAGGACGACCTGGGCCCTGGTCCTGCCAGACTTGGGCCTGGTCCTCAAACCCCCCGAACCAGACGACCCCCTCTACTTAGGCAGAGCTTCAGCTTCGGAGGCTTCCCCTCCGCCCCTCCACAGCCCCTGGAGcactccctcccccaccccttcctccttGTGCCTTCAgtctcccctcccacctcagctgaCATAACCGACCTGCTCTCCCACGCCTTCTCTGAGGTGGGCTGTGTCTTTGAGCCGGCCCATGAACTCCAGTCTCAGTTTCTTCCCTCTCCTGACTCAGGCTGTTCCCTCTGTGGGCTGTCCCCCGTGCCTTCCCCCTCTCAGAACCCCTGTACCTTATCAGAGGGCTGCAGCCTGCAGCAGAGCCAAAGTCCCCCCTGTGGGCCTACTCTCAGGGCCAGGAGCCTCTCCTATACCTCCCTGTCTGACCACGAGGGTGGGTGTGGCAGCTCAGCCAGCAGCCTCAGTGGGTCTGACTCCTCTGGTCCAGATGGGTCTGGTCGGCGGCTGCCTATCTTCAGCCAGCTCTCAGTGCCTGACGAGGGCTTCAGCAGCGAGTTCTGCAGCGGCACTAGCTTTTTCCTCTAG